The DNA window ACAGTTCCGTAGAGTATACAAGGAAAAATTGGCCCAAAGTAAAGATTATAGAATTATCTAAAAATTTTGGTTATGCAGAAGGAAATAACAAAGCGGCTAAAATTTCCCAAGGAGAATTTCTGCTTTTCTTAAATAACGATACTAAGATTCAAAATAACTTTTTAGAAAAATTATATCGTTCTGCTCAGAAAGAAAAGGATGCAATTTTAACTCCCACGATGCTGGGCTATAATGGCGAGAAAATTTTTCCTGAAGATAAAAAATATTTAGGAATTGACAGGTTTGGGTACCCTCTTTTAGCAAAGAAACCTTTTTATGCTGATGGGGCGGCTCTTTTTATAAAAAAAACGATTTTTAAAGAATTATATGGTTTTGATAAAGATTATTTTATGTTTCAGGAAGATATTGATCTTTCCTGGCGAGCGCGTTTATTGGGTTACAACATTATTCCTGTCTTGTCTGCCGAAGTATATCATTTTTGTGGAGGAACAGCTGGTGGTTCAAGAAAGAATGAAGGCAGACACAAAACGTCAACTTTTAGAAGATATCATACTGAGAAAAATTCTCTAAGTAATCTTCTTAAGAATTATGAATACCATAATATCCTTATTTCTGTGCCCATTTTTTTATTATTAGGCTGGGGAGAGGCATTTTTATATTTTCTAACAGGGCAGTTTTCTGCAAGTATTGCTATATTAAAGGCGCATTTTTGGAATCTTGTTAACATAAAAAAAACTTTTGCCAAAAGAAAAAAGATTCAAACAGCTAGAAAAATTAATGATAAACAAATAATGAAACATATGTCGAAGGGTAGTGGGAAATGGGAGGTACTTAAAAAAATTGGCATTCCTAATGTTCAGTAATTATCAATTTAACCCTGTTTCTTGGGGAACCCATAAAATAATTTTATCTCTTTTGGGAGAAAAAAAAGAGGTTTTGGATGTTGGCTGTGCCTCTGGTTATTTAGGTCAACATGATAAGAAAAAAAACCGCTTTTGGGGGATTGAGATTGATTCTAAGCAAGCTAAGATTGCTCGCCAAAAAAAATCATATCAACAAGTCATAGTTGCTGATGTCGAAAAAACCAATTTGTCCAGATTATCAAAAAATAAATTTGATGTTATCGTTTTTGCCGATATTCTTGAGCACTTAGTTGATCCCCAAAAAACATTAAGTTTTTTTTGTCAAAATTTTTTAGTTAAATATGGAAAAGTAATTATTTCTTTACCTAACGTCGCTCATTTAAGTGTAAGATTAAATTTGTTAAAAGGAAAATTTGATTATACAAAAAGCGGAATTTTAGATAAAACGCATTTACACTTATATACTCTAAAATCTGCAAAAGAGTTAATTAATAAATCTGGATTAAAAGTAGAAAAAGTTGTTTATAGTTCAAATAGGTTTGGATGGTTAATAAGAAGAGTGCCATTTTTAGGAACAATATTAGGATTTAATTTAATTTTTTTGTGCAAAAAAGAAAGCAATGAACATTTTAATTAATGGATTGACCATAGAAGAGGGAAATATCGTTCCTCTTTTGCGAAAAATAAAATTTTGGCAAAAACAAGAAAATACTATTGCAATTCTCGGTAATGAAAAACTAAAGAGAAAAATAGGGGAATTAAGAATTATTAATAGCAATTATACATTTATTAAGGTTCAAAATACCAAAAATATCAAAACAAAACAGGATTTAATTTTTGAAGGGCTGAAAAGAAATATCAAAATTCTAAGGACAGCCAGAGGTTATGGGAATTTTAATGTTGTTTATACTATATCCTCTGTTTTAGATTTGATTATTTTTCCATTTTTCCTCAAGAGAGCGAATAAAAAAATCAAATGGGCCACCGTCTTTGACAATGTAGTGCCCCTGAATGATCCTGGGAATAAAATAATTAGGTTTTTAGCCTGGACATTTTTTCATATCAGTTTGGTGCTTCTAAAAAAAGCGGATTGCATTTTTGTAATTTCAGAGGATTTAAAAAGATATTTAATTAAAAAGGGTTTTGATAAAGAAAAAATTATTTTAACAGGTAATGCCGTAGAAGCTAATTTAATAAAAAAGGCAAAGAGAAACAAAAAATATAATATTGACGCTTTATTTGTGGGCAGGATTAACGAGACTAAGGGAATATATGATATGCTCGAAGTTTTGGAAATAGTAAGAAAAAAATATCCTAATTTTCAATTAGCGATTATGGGAAGAGGTGACGATCTGACAGAAGAGAAATATAAAAATGAAATTAAGAGGAGAAATTTAGAGAAAAATGTGAAATTTTTAGGATATAAAACCGGCTTAGAAAAATTCAATATTTTCAAAAGCAGTAAATGTTTCTTATTTTTAAGCGAAAGTGAAAGCTTTGGAATTGCTTTGCTTGAGGCTGTATGTTGCGGATTGCCAGCGTTCGTTTATAATTTATCACCATATAAGCATATTTATAAAAATAACGAAGTTATTATTTCTAAAAAGCATGATTATAAGTCAGTTGCTGAAAAAGTAATTCAATTGTTTGAAAATAAAAATTTTGAAAATAAAAAAGGGAAACTATTGGTCAATAAGTATAGTTGGGATAAAATAGCAAAGATAGAACTTAGTAGTTTAAGAGCCTTAGTGTCGTGAAAAATATTTACTCTAGAATATATAACCAAGGCAGGAAACTGTCGTTGATTAATAACCCAAGGATTAAAGTAATGCTTGACATTGTTAATAAGCTTGATTTACGTAATAAAAATATTCTTGATATTGGTTGTTACGACGGAACTTTTTTGTCGTTAATTGAGAACAGAAATAATAATTTTTACGGAATAGACGCTAACGATTATGCTGTTAGAAAAGCAAAAGAAAAAGGCATTAATGTTAAAAAATTTTTTTTTAATGATGAATCAAAGATCCCCTTTGAGAATAATTTTTTTGATTTGATTATTGCCGGAGAAATAATAGAGCATATTTATGACACGGATTTTTTCTTGGACGAAATATATCGATTGCTAAAAAAAGATGGATTCTTGATTTTAAGTACTCCAAACTTAGCTTCTTTTGGCCGTCGATTGATGTTGCTGCTGGGAATAAACCCGATAATTGAATGTTCGCCTAATGAAAAAGACAGCTCTGGGCATATAAGGTATTTTACCTTCAAGACTCTCGAGCATCTTCTTAGAAAACATCGTTTTAATATTGTGCTGAAAAGGTCTGATCTCGTGAATTTTACTCGCAACGGGAAAATAAAATCTTACTTCTTGGCTAACAACATCAAGAGTATTGGCCAAAGTATAGTTTGTTTCTGTGATAAGCAATGATAATTTCTAATAAAATTAAGCACAATATACTGCCGTTAGTTTTATTCTCCATTATGTACCTGGGTGTTTTCTGCAAGATTTTTTTAAATAAGAATATTCCTGTTGGGGAAGATTGGGCTATTCCTGTTTCTAGCGTTCAACTTAAAAATTGGCTTATAAGTAACGTTTACGCTTGGTCTGATTGGAGCAATATTTTTGGGAAAAGGCTATCGTATTCCGTTGCCTTACCTTTCCAGACTCTTGGTTATTTTCTAAACACCACTTTAAGTATAGATGGATATTGCTATTGGAAAGTCTTATTTTTCTTTAGTTTTCTTTTAGGTGGAATTTCCTCATATTTTTTACTTTTAAAATACGGTTTCAAAAAATTCCCTGCATTTTTAGGAGCTATGGTATTTACACTTAATCCAGTTACGTTCAATTTTG is part of the Candidatus Paceibacterota bacterium genome and encodes:
- a CDS encoding methionine biosynthesis protein MetW; this encodes MFSNYQFNPVSWGTHKIILSLLGEKKEVLDVGCASGYLGQHDKKKNRFWGIEIDSKQAKIARQKKSYQQVIVADVEKTNLSRLSKNKFDVIVFADILEHLVDPQKTLSFFCQNFLVKYGKVIISLPNVAHLSVRLNLLKGKFDYTKSGILDKTHLHLYTLKSAKELINKSGLKVEKVVYSSNRFGWLIRRVPFLGTILGFNLIFLCKKESNEHFN
- a CDS encoding glycosyltransferase family 2 protein; translation: MKKTPAVSIIVLNWNGKKWLKECFSSIYKQNFKDFEVILADNNSSDSSVEYTRKNWPKVKIIELSKNFGYAEGNNKAAKISQGEFLLFLNNDTKIQNNFLEKLYRSAQKEKDAILTPTMLGYNGEKIFPEDKKYLGIDRFGYPLLAKKPFYADGAALFIKKTIFKELYGFDKDYFMFQEDIDLSWRARLLGYNIIPVLSAEVYHFCGGTAGGSRKNEGRHKTSTFRRYHTEKNSLSNLLKNYEYHNILISVPIFLLLGWGEAFLYFLTGQFSASIAILKAHFWNLVNIKKTFAKRKKIQTARKINDKQIMKHMSKGSGKWEVLKKIGIPNVQ
- a CDS encoding class I SAM-dependent methyltransferase, which codes for MLDIVNKLDLRNKNILDIGCYDGTFLSLIENRNNNFYGIDANDYAVRKAKEKGINVKKFFFNDESKIPFENNFFDLIIAGEIIEHIYDTDFFLDEIYRLLKKDGFLILSTPNLASFGRRLMLLLGINPIIECSPNEKDSSGHIRYFTFKTLEHLLRKHRFNIVLKRSDLVNFTRNGKIKSYFLANNIKSIGQSIVCFCDKQ
- a CDS encoding glycosyltransferase, producing MNILINGLTIEEGNIVPLLRKIKFWQKQENTIAILGNEKLKRKIGELRIINSNYTFIKVQNTKNIKTKQDLIFEGLKRNIKILRTARGYGNFNVVYTISSVLDLIIFPFFLKRANKKIKWATVFDNVVPLNDPGNKIIRFLAWTFFHISLVLLKKADCIFVISEDLKRYLIKKGFDKEKIILTGNAVEANLIKKAKRNKKYNIDALFVGRINETKGIYDMLEVLEIVRKKYPNFQLAIMGRGDDLTEEKYKNEIKRRNLEKNVKFLGYKTGLEKFNIFKSSKCFLFLSESESFGIALLEAVCCGLPAFVYNLSPYKHIYKNNEVIISKKHDYKSVAEKVIQLFENKNFENKKGKLLVNKYSWDKIAKIELSSLRALVS